From Verrucomicrobiota bacterium JB022, one genomic window encodes:
- a CDS encoding peptidylprolyl isomerase, whose amino-acid sequence MTHPRLRPLTTLLLLSALGSQAVAQKLVLAKLENYREVDAGQSQNISFDDYFRVYQSDPTATFTVLLPTLSGTTIQNVARPRTYYTGQITRNEPGFVTEVVPHGDGTARIVTLTPTDIQVRLLPDEVPNAVANFMTYAAAGAYENTFVHRNPGAGLNPASFHIAQGGGFKAHPANEGDIGEFQQDTVPDLTAVWAERGRTSGQYTLAGATTSNGVFSNQWYFNLSDNAGAFGNNYPVFGVVESNAGKAALDLMKQIPAYDMTGLWSPGSSLFIDVPLMVNSETTADGALDSHDEIWIDAFLRFSDVRLDDENRGSPASSDSTVTFSWVAVEELEDENNDGNNTNDNRYNYDKEAFQLSVDGGNLVVNALKPGMLDILLRAKQDGDWKDLFISLASVNRALTACFTNYTRVVARTDEDVEWNAYYTQTPFGAVYDFGFPYVYIRQYGTLWIDAGENSNDVNGFWAYDYAIGRWIWTQAAHPRQLYVTGEGEGNTGWVYTNLTQVPDEANPGATRDVRWLWVYSIDGQPAAWIKAPRLKDNNLRDLLESAQ is encoded by the coding sequence ATGACGCACCCGCGCCTCCGCCCCCTTACGACCCTCCTGCTCCTCAGCGCCCTCGGCTCCCAGGCCGTAGCCCAAAAACTCGTCCTGGCCAAGCTCGAGAACTACCGCGAAGTTGACGCCGGCCAAAGCCAGAACATCAGTTTCGACGACTATTTCCGCGTTTACCAAAGCGACCCCACCGCCACCTTTACCGTGCTGCTGCCCACCCTCTCGGGCACCACGATCCAGAACGTCGCCCGGCCGCGCACCTACTACACCGGCCAGATCACTCGCAACGAGCCGGGCTTTGTGACCGAAGTCGTCCCCCACGGCGACGGCACCGCCCGCATCGTCACCCTCACGCCCACCGACATCCAGGTGCGCCTGCTGCCCGACGAAGTGCCCAACGCGGTCGCCAATTTCATGACCTACGCCGCCGCCGGCGCCTACGAAAACACCTTCGTCCACCGCAACCCCGGCGCCGGTCTCAACCCCGCCTCGTTCCACATCGCCCAGGGCGGCGGCTTCAAGGCCCACCCCGCCAACGAAGGAGACATCGGTGAATTCCAGCAAGACACCGTGCCCGATCTGACCGCCGTCTGGGCCGAGCGCGGCCGCACCAGCGGTCAATACACCCTTGCGGGTGCCACCACCAGCAACGGCGTCTTCAGCAATCAGTGGTACTTCAACCTCAGCGACAACGCAGGCGCCTTCGGTAACAATTACCCGGTCTTCGGGGTCGTCGAGTCCAACGCGGGCAAAGCTGCGCTCGACCTCATGAAGCAGATCCCCGCCTACGACATGACGGGCCTGTGGTCCCCCGGCTCCTCGCTCTTCATCGACGTGCCGCTGATGGTCAACAGCGAAACAACAGCCGATGGCGCCCTCGACAGCCACGACGAAATCTGGATCGACGCCTTTCTCCGCTTCTCCGACGTCCGCCTCGACGACGAAAATCGCGGCAGCCCGGCCTCCAGCGACTCCACTGTCACCTTCTCCTGGGTCGCAGTCGAAGAGCTCGAAGACGAGAACAACGACGGCAACAACACCAACGACAATCGCTACAACTACGACAAGGAAGCCTTCCAGCTCAGCGTCGACGGTGGCAACCTCGTGGTAAACGCGCTCAAACCCGGTATGCTCGACATCCTGCTGCGGGCCAAGCAGGACGGGGATTGGAAAGACCTCTTCATCAGCCTGGCCTCCGTCAACCGAGCCCTCACCGCCTGCTTTACCAACTACACCCGCGTCGTGGCTCGCACGGACGAGGACGTCGAGTGGAATGCCTACTACACCCAGACTCCCTTTGGAGCCGTCTACGACTTTGGCTTCCCCTACGTCTACATCCGCCAATACGGCACCCTCTGGATCGACGCCGGCGAAAACTCCAACGACGTCAACGGCTTCTGGGCTTACGATTACGCCATTGGCCGCTGGATCTGGACCCAGGCCGCCCACCCTCGCCAGCTTTACGTGACGGGCGAAGGCGAAGGCAACACCGGCTGGGTCTACACCAACCTCACCCAAGTGCCCGACGAAGCCAACCCCGGCGCCACCCGCGACGTGCGCTGGCTCTGGGTCTACTCCATCGACGGCCAGCCCGCAGCCTGGATCAAGGCCCCCCGCCTCAAGGACAACAACCTGCGCGACCTGCTCGAAAGCGCGCAATAG
- a CDS encoding amino acid aminotransferase, which produces MPHFAAIPVAPPDPILGLTEAFKADPNPNKINFGVGVYLDEQGRNTTLRVVKAAEQRLWEAEPSKNYLPITGDARYCELTRQLLTAGGTVPAGQASLQTPGGTGALRVVADFLAHNLERPTVWISGPTWPNHPKIFGAAGLATKTYRYLDGESNDLDFEGFIADLQNIPQGDVVLLHGCCHNPTGIDPTQEQWLEIAKVLKARDILAIIDLAYQGFGDGLQEDALAVRTLLGAGLELIVCQSFSKNFGLYNERVGALHLFSAESDSAQRALSQLKVIVRTNYSNPPAHGALVVRTILEDVSLRKQWEEELTEMRARINGIRTQFVDAMMKSGLSRDFSFLTRQRGMFSLTGLSLEQVDRLRREDGLYMVGNGRINVAGLTPENLPIAAKSIARVLA; this is translated from the coding sequence ATGCCTCATTTTGCCGCCATTCCCGTCGCTCCGCCGGACCCGATCCTGGGCCTGACGGAGGCCTTCAAGGCTGACCCGAACCCGAACAAGATCAATTTCGGGGTCGGCGTCTATCTGGACGAACAAGGCCGCAACACTACCCTGCGCGTCGTCAAGGCTGCCGAACAACGCCTGTGGGAAGCGGAGCCGAGCAAGAACTACCTGCCCATCACCGGCGATGCCCGTTATTGCGAGCTGACCCGCCAGCTGCTGACGGCCGGCGGCACGGTGCCTGCCGGCCAGGCCAGCCTGCAAACCCCCGGCGGGACGGGTGCCCTCCGCGTCGTGGCCGACTTCCTCGCCCACAACCTCGAGCGCCCCACGGTCTGGATCTCCGGCCCCACCTGGCCCAACCACCCGAAGATCTTCGGCGCGGCCGGCCTCGCCACCAAGACCTACCGCTACCTCGACGGCGAGAGCAACGACCTTGATTTCGAAGGCTTCATCGCCGACTTGCAAAACATCCCGCAAGGCGACGTGGTGCTGCTGCACGGCTGCTGCCACAACCCCACCGGGATCGACCCGACGCAGGAGCAGTGGCTCGAAATCGCCAAGGTGCTCAAGGCGCGCGACATCCTCGCCATCATCGACCTCGCCTACCAAGGCTTTGGCGACGGCCTGCAGGAAGACGCCCTCGCCGTGCGCACCCTCCTCGGCGCCGGGCTCGAGCTGATCGTCTGCCAGTCGTTTTCCAAGAACTTCGGGCTCTACAACGAGCGCGTCGGGGCCCTCCACCTCTTCTCCGCCGAGTCCGACTCCGCCCAGCGCGCCCTCAGCCAGCTGAAGGTGATCGTGCGCACCAACTACAGCAACCCGCCCGCCCACGGTGCCCTCGTCGTGCGCACCATCCTGGAAGACGTCTCCCTGCGCAAGCAGTGGGAAGAGGAGCTGACCGAGATGCGCGCCCGCATCAACGGCATCCGCACCCAGTTTGTGGACGCGATGATGAAGTCGGGCCTCTCGCGCGACTTCTCCTTCCTCACCCGCCAGCGCGGCATGTTCTCGCTCACCGGCCTCAGCCTGGAGCAAGTCGACCGCCTGCGCCGCGAAGACGGCCTCTACATGGTGGGCAACGGCCGCATCAACGTCGCCGGCCTGACGCCCGAGAACCTCCCGATCGCCGCCAAGTCGATCGCCCGCGTGCTCGCCTAA
- a CDS encoding PEP-CTERM sorting domain-containing protein (PEP-CTERM proteins occur, often in large numbers, in the proteomes of bacteria that also encode an exosortase, a predicted intramembrane cysteine proteinase. The presence of a PEP-CTERM domain at a protein's C-terminus predicts cleavage within the sorting domain, followed by covalent anchoring to some some component of the (usually Gram-negative) cell surface. Many PEP-CTERM proteins exhibit an unusual sequence composition that includes large numbers of potential glycosylation sites. Expression of one such protein has been shown restore the ability of a bacterium to form floc, a type of biofilm.): MLFKSASLLLVLAALAASAQASINLLFSGGEGSPLTVTLATDATFVITETPTDVGPVFILDGFAGLLAAGLPDGITGGFSGGLYFSVNESLPVMISDVGAGGPPGQSVVTDDDLFLVGGFGPLQLGDVVTLFAGSLTTNSNFETTIPADGTYSMFLIDINSKPIAGDLPAVPEPATYAAIAGALGLAFVALRRRKA, encoded by the coding sequence ATGCTCTTCAAGTCAGCATCTCTGTTATTGGTTCTGGCGGCTTTGGCCGCTTCTGCGCAGGCTTCGATCAACCTGCTGTTTTCCGGTGGCGAGGGCTCGCCGCTGACGGTGACGCTCGCGACTGACGCGACGTTTGTGATCACTGAGACCCCCACGGATGTGGGCCCTGTTTTTATTCTCGATGGTTTTGCGGGCCTTCTGGCGGCTGGACTGCCGGACGGCATTACCGGCGGTTTCTCGGGGGGACTGTATTTTTCCGTCAATGAAAGCCTCCCGGTGATGATTAGTGATGTGGGTGCGGGGGGTCCCCCTGGTCAGTCTGTGGTGACAGACGACGATCTGTTCCTCGTGGGCGGTTTCGGTCCGCTCCAGTTGGGCGACGTGGTGACTCTCTTTGCGGGTTCCCTCACTACGAACAGCAACTTCGAGACGACTATTCCGGCGGATGGCACCTACAGCATGTTCCTCATCGACATTAACAGCAAGCCGATTGCGGGAGACCTGCCTGCCGTGCCCGAGCCCGCAACCTACGCCGCTATCGCTGGCGCGCTGGGCCTGGCCTTCGTGGCGCTGCGCCGGCGCAAGGCGTAG
- a CDS encoding glycosyltransferase: MRICFITTEFPPTRMGGVGTYSIIMPLLLKAAGHEVVIVTKQAENAPVEDTWHGLPVYRLHTLWDQYGDIDFNGDTTLFYAEMYHLRSFVGGFAREVARALPGLHARYHFDVVLSQELEGPTFHAQDRQMLFDELGDLPFVLFIHSPHRSIQLNNDDALYNRFEYHRVMYEEHAICLASGLIYASHYMRRELVDQLGCDDRPDAVVPLPLGEIPSAEAEPLPAGEERLVYAGRIEPRKGVETLIRAVARLLDERPNLTLHLLGRDTQHPALNRSMQEWLQRFIPEEHRARVVFRGAVPRDELWREYRQATLGVVPSRWEPFSFVCQEMMASGLPVVATTAGGMAEMIQHGNSGWLCASEDPPALADALRHALDLPEADRQAVGARGRERILTYCDNGRIVRHTVSLLERAIEHHAEQRRLHGRVRVPSRYPFTDRPLRDPHSAPAYKHQPVQHLAVVIPCYNVGEFLDECVQSLLGQTRPPERIYLIDDGSTDAASREVYARLAAAHPQHVVLRRYVNGGLPVARERGARLAIEEGAQALVFIDGDDYLDPSYFSRGLAVLDRHPEVGAVTAWTHTVGLMHTYWAPFHNQFPFLLVECQSTPPAVIRREAYEAAGGFQAAQKYAFEDWDFWIGLNGTGFAQLVIPEPLIFYRMRDGSISRRYVSATREHGRRHITTRHAALFRRYAAEVAVLNEALRWWEGEKTVITQDQLTKLQRDLDWNYHQHHHFKGWYEKKFEECTWLHEVKKHHEDRIADLERKLAAAQREASQPS, translated from the coding sequence ATGCGCATCTGCTTCATCACCACGGAATTCCCGCCCACTCGCATGGGCGGGGTCGGTACCTATTCGATCATCATGCCCCTGCTGCTCAAGGCGGCCGGGCACGAGGTCGTCATCGTGACCAAACAGGCGGAAAACGCCCCGGTTGAAGACACCTGGCACGGCCTGCCCGTCTATCGCCTCCACACCCTGTGGGATCAATACGGCGATATCGACTTTAACGGCGACACCACGCTGTTTTACGCGGAGATGTACCACCTCCGCAGCTTCGTCGGCGGCTTTGCCCGCGAGGTCGCCCGCGCGCTGCCCGGCCTGCACGCCCGCTACCACTTCGATGTCGTGCTGAGCCAGGAACTGGAAGGCCCCACCTTCCACGCGCAAGACCGCCAGATGCTCTTCGACGAGCTGGGCGACCTGCCCTTCGTGCTGTTCATCCACAGCCCGCACCGCTCCATCCAACTCAACAACGACGACGCCCTCTACAATCGCTTCGAATACCACCGGGTGATGTATGAGGAGCACGCCATCTGCCTCGCCAGCGGCCTCATCTACGCCAGCCACTACATGCGGCGCGAGCTGGTGGACCAGCTAGGCTGCGACGACCGGCCCGACGCCGTCGTGCCTCTCCCCCTGGGCGAGATCCCCAGCGCCGAGGCCGAGCCCCTGCCCGCGGGTGAAGAGCGCCTCGTCTACGCCGGCCGCATCGAGCCGCGCAAAGGCGTCGAAACGCTCATCCGCGCCGTCGCCCGGCTGCTCGACGAGCGCCCCAACCTCACGCTGCACCTGCTGGGTCGCGATACCCAGCACCCGGCGCTCAACCGCAGCATGCAAGAGTGGCTGCAGCGCTTCATCCCCGAGGAACACCGCGCACGCGTCGTCTTCCGAGGGGCCGTACCGCGCGACGAGCTATGGCGCGAATACCGCCAGGCCACGCTCGGCGTCGTCCCCAGCCGCTGGGAACCCTTTTCCTTCGTCTGCCAGGAGATGATGGCCAGCGGCCTGCCCGTCGTCGCCACCACCGCCGGCGGCATGGCCGAGATGATCCAGCACGGCAACAGTGGCTGGCTCTGCGCCTCCGAAGACCCCCCAGCCCTCGCCGACGCCCTGCGCCACGCGCTGGACCTGCCCGAGGCCGACCGCCAGGCCGTGGGCGCACGCGGTCGCGAGCGCATCCTCACCTATTGCGACAACGGGCGCATCGTCCGCCACACCGTCTCGCTGCTGGAGCGCGCGATCGAGCACCACGCCGAGCAACGCCGCCTGCACGGGCGCGTGCGCGTGCCCAGCCGCTACCCCTTTACCGATCGCCCCCTGCGCGACCCGCACTCGGCGCCCGCCTACAAGCACCAGCCCGTCCAGCACCTCGCCGTCGTCATCCCCTGCTACAACGTGGGCGAATTCCTCGACGAGTGCGTGCAAAGCCTGCTGGGGCAGACTCGCCCGCCCGAGCGCATCTACCTGATCGACGACGGCTCGACCGACGCCGCCTCACGCGAAGTCTACGCCCGCCTCGCCGCAGCCCACCCGCAGCACGTCGTCCTGCGCCGCTACGTCAACGGCGGCCTCCCCGTAGCTCGTGAACGCGGGGCACGCCTCGCCATCGAAGAAGGCGCGCAAGCCCTCGTCTTTATCGACGGCGACGACTACCTCGACCCTTCTTACTTCTCCCGTGGCCTCGCCGTGCTCGACCGCCACCCCGAGGTAGGGGCCGTCACCGCCTGGACCCACACCGTGGGCCTGATGCACACCTACTGGGCCCCCTTCCACAACCAGTTCCCCTTCCTCCTCGTCGAGTGCCAGAGCACACCCCCCGCCGTAATCCGACGCGAGGCCTACGAAGCCGCCGGCGGCTTCCAGGCGGCACAGAAGTATGCCTTTGAAGACTGGGACTTCTGGATCGGCCTCAACGGCACCGGCTTTGCTCAGCTCGTCATCCCCGAGCCACTCATCTTTTACCGCATGCGCGACGGCTCGATCTCGCGCCGCTACGTCAGCGCCACCCGCGAGCACGGGCGCCGCCACATCACCACCCGCCACGCCGCCCTCTTCCGCCGCTACGCCGCCGAAGTGGCCGTGCTCAACGAAGCCCTGCGCTGGTGGGAAGGGGAAAAGACCGTCATCACCCAGGACCAATTGACCAAGCTGCAACGCGACCTCGATTGGAACTACCACCAGCACCACCACTTCAAAGGCTGGTACGAGAAGAAGTTCGAAGAGTGCACGTGGCTGCACGAAGTCAAAAAGCACCACGAAGACCGCATTGCCGACCTCGAGCGCAAACTTGCCGCCGCCCAGCGCGAGGCCTCCCAACCATCTTGA
- a CDS encoding terminase family protein, translated as MFLPYQRRWIEDPAPLKLMEKSRQVGMSWATAYRLVSRLSQPGTRYDAWVSSRDAVQARLFLEDCLGFGRGLDAAARSLGGRVLGKRSSRQTLQLANGCRIHCLSSNPDAQAGKRGTRVLDEFALHPDPERLYRIAYPGVTWGGGLELISTHRGSANFFHQLVKEAREGGNPKGFSLHRVTLQDAVDQGLLDRLQPRLPDDDPRKHLAPDDYLDYVRARCPDEESWLQEYCCVPAEDAAAFLSFSDLVACEVPGLLQPSLKDPATSAFAEPPRSLYVGVDVGRVHDRTVIWALEPIGDLWVTRHVEVLAGETFSRQEQVLDALLRRPEFRRCCIDATGLGRQFAERASERYGRYRVEGLQLSLPVQETLAYPLRSALEERRLRIPEDDATRADLRAVRQEQTSTGHPRFVARRDSSGHSDRFWALALALHAATGGERHSPEVHVIRPKGRK; from the coding sequence ATGTTCTTACCGTATCAACGCCGCTGGATCGAAGACCCGGCCCCGCTGAAGCTGATGGAGAAATCCCGGCAGGTGGGGATGTCGTGGGCCACTGCTTACCGGCTGGTGTCGCGGCTCAGCCAACCCGGAACGCGTTACGATGCGTGGGTGAGCAGCCGCGATGCCGTGCAGGCCCGCTTGTTTCTGGAAGACTGCCTCGGCTTTGGGCGGGGGCTCGATGCGGCGGCCCGTTCGTTGGGCGGGCGGGTGCTCGGCAAGCGCAGCTCGCGGCAGACGTTGCAGCTGGCCAACGGGTGCCGCATCCACTGCCTCAGCTCCAACCCCGATGCGCAGGCCGGCAAGCGCGGCACGCGGGTGCTCGACGAGTTCGCCCTGCACCCCGATCCGGAGCGGCTCTACCGGATCGCTTACCCGGGGGTGACCTGGGGCGGCGGTCTGGAGCTGATCTCGACCCACCGGGGCAGCGCCAACTTCTTCCACCAACTGGTGAAGGAGGCGCGCGAGGGCGGCAACCCCAAGGGCTTTTCGCTGCACCGCGTGACTTTGCAGGACGCCGTCGATCAGGGCCTGCTCGACCGCCTGCAACCACGCCTGCCCGACGACGACCCGCGCAAGCACCTCGCGCCCGACGACTACCTCGACTACGTCCGCGCCCGCTGCCCGGACGAGGAGAGCTGGCTGCAGGAGTATTGCTGCGTGCCGGCGGAGGACGCGGCGGCCTTCCTCTCGTTCAGCGATCTCGTGGCCTGCGAGGTGCCGGGGCTCTTGCAGCCCTCGCTCAAGGACCCGGCGACGAGCGCCTTTGCCGAGCCGCCGCGCTCCCTGTATGTGGGCGTCGATGTGGGCCGGGTGCACGACCGCACCGTCATCTGGGCGCTGGAGCCAATCGGCGACTTGTGGGTGACGCGCCATGTCGAGGTGTTGGCGGGCGAGACGTTTTCGCGCCAGGAGCAGGTGCTCGACGCGCTGTTGCGCCGCCCGGAATTCCGCCGGTGCTGCATCGACGCGACGGGCCTCGGGCGGCAATTCGCCGAGCGTGCGTCCGAACGCTACGGGCGCTACCGGGTCGAGGGCCTGCAGCTGAGCCTGCCCGTGCAGGAAACGCTGGCCTACCCGCTGCGGAGCGCCCTAGAAGAGCGCCGCCTGCGTATCCCCGAAGACGACGCCACCCGCGCCGACCTCCGAGCCGTGCGCCAGGAGCAGACCAGCACCGGCCACCCCCGCTTTGTCGCCCGTCGCGATTCCAGCGGCCACAGCGACCGCTTCTGGGCCCTCGCCCTGGCCCTGCACGCAGCCACCGGCGGCGAACGCCACTCGCCGGAGGTGCATGTCATCCGTCCCAAGGGGCGGAAGTGA
- the galE gene encoding UDP-glucose 4-epimerase GalE, which produces MNVLVIGGAGYIGSHCVRQLQAAGHRPVVLDNLVYGHRQAVSEDVAFYDGNLGDIPLVERILRDEQIEIVMHFAAFAYVGESVHEPLKYYENNLAAPIRLLQAMRNAGVNKFVFSSTCATFGIPEKMPITEDLPQRPINPYGQTKLDFENTLKACAHAYGLSFAAFRYFNAAGASEDAKIGEDHTPESHLIPLAIYAAQGKRDKLTVFGTDYPTPDGTCLRDYVHVDDLSRAHIAAFDKLGTPGTGLFYNLGTGNPTSVLEIINAVEKVSGLKVPYVTGDRRAGDPPALYADSSKAKNELGWTPKFMEIEPIIATAWQWHQSHPNGYAS; this is translated from the coding sequence ATGAACGTTCTCGTGATCGGTGGTGCGGGCTACATTGGTAGCCATTGTGTGCGTCAACTCCAGGCTGCCGGGCATCGCCCCGTGGTGCTCGACAACCTCGTCTACGGGCACCGTCAGGCAGTCTCCGAAGACGTGGCCTTCTACGATGGCAACCTCGGCGATATCCCGCTGGTCGAGCGCATCCTGCGCGACGAGCAGATCGAGATCGTGATGCACTTCGCGGCCTTCGCCTACGTCGGCGAATCCGTCCACGAGCCGCTGAAATATTACGAAAACAACCTCGCCGCCCCCATCCGCCTCCTCCAGGCGATGCGCAACGCGGGCGTCAACAAGTTCGTCTTCAGCTCCACCTGCGCCACCTTCGGCATCCCGGAAAAGATGCCCATCACCGAAGATCTGCCGCAGCGCCCGATCAACCCCTACGGCCAGACCAAGCTCGACTTCGAGAACACCCTCAAGGCCTGCGCGCACGCCTACGGCCTCAGCTTCGCCGCCTTCCGCTACTTCAACGCCGCGGGAGCCTCCGAAGACGCCAAGATCGGTGAAGACCACACGCCCGAATCGCACCTCATCCCCCTCGCGATCTACGCCGCCCAGGGCAAGCGCGACAAACTCACCGTTTTCGGCACCGATTACCCGACGCCCGACGGCACCTGCCTGCGCGACTACGTGCATGTCGACGACCTCAGCCGCGCCCACATCGCCGCCTTCGACAAGCTGGGCACCCCCGGCACCGGCCTCTTTTACAACCTCGGCACCGGCAACCCGACCTCCGTGCTCGAAATCATCAACGCGGTGGAGAAGGTCAGCGGGCTCAAGGTACCCTATGTGACGGGCGACCGCCGCGCAGGCGATCCCCCCGCCCTCTACGCCGATTCCTCCAAGGCGAAGAACGAGCTGGGCTGGACTCCGAAGTTCATGGAGATCGAACCCATCATCGCCACCGCCTGGCAGTGGCACCAAAGCCACCCCAACGGCTACGCGAGCTAA
- a CDS encoding DUF935 family protein — MKTTTLSSTRWREAQQRTRFNPVRQLSPESLGRQLDAFHAGDLRAAALTWEAIERRDDVVQSVAAKRKAAAARHGWEILTTEDSPTARRHQEALTAFYRHVTAMNALDENERGGFSLLVRQMLDSIGKRYAVHEIVWRPLSDGTLTAEFRFVPLWFFENRTGRLRFLEQEFAQEGRALEDDGWMVTVGPGVMEACSIAYLYKTLPLRDWLVYCERNGMPGIKGTTDAPPGSPEWEAAREAVESFGAEFHALMGRGTELEAIHLEASGQLPYPQLVERMDRAMVVLWRGADLGTISRGAGVGASLQQEESDLLAESDAQLVSEALQTQVNRPLLRHLFGEEPRAVIEVRAGRTTQPERDLQVYRLAWEMGIPLSEHDFRERFHLAEPTEESAMIGGNG, encoded by the coding sequence ATGAAAACAACCACTCTTTCTTCGACGCGCTGGCGGGAGGCCCAGCAGCGGACGCGTTTCAACCCCGTGCGGCAGCTCTCGCCGGAGAGCCTGGGCCGGCAACTGGATGCCTTCCACGCCGGGGACCTTCGGGCGGCGGCGCTGACCTGGGAGGCGATCGAGCGCCGCGACGACGTGGTGCAATCGGTGGCGGCCAAGCGCAAGGCTGCGGCAGCCCGCCACGGTTGGGAAATCCTCACAACCGAGGACTCGCCGACCGCGCGACGCCACCAGGAGGCGTTGACCGCGTTTTATCGTCACGTGACCGCGATGAACGCCCTCGATGAGAACGAACGCGGCGGGTTTTCCCTGCTCGTGCGTCAGATGCTTGACTCGATTGGCAAACGTTACGCGGTGCACGAAATCGTCTGGCGGCCCTTGAGCGACGGCACCCTCACGGCGGAGTTCCGCTTTGTGCCGCTCTGGTTTTTCGAGAACCGCACGGGCCGCTTGCGCTTCCTGGAGCAGGAATTCGCGCAAGAGGGACGGGCGCTGGAGGACGACGGCTGGATGGTCACCGTCGGGCCGGGTGTGATGGAGGCCTGCAGCATCGCCTACCTCTACAAGACGCTGCCCCTGCGCGACTGGCTGGTCTACTGCGAGCGCAACGGCATGCCGGGCATCAAGGGCACGACCGATGCGCCTCCCGGTTCGCCGGAGTGGGAGGCGGCGCGCGAGGCGGTCGAGAGCTTTGGCGCGGAGTTCCACGCCTTGATGGGGCGCGGCACCGAGCTGGAGGCGATCCACCTGGAGGCGAGCGGGCAACTGCCTTACCCGCAGTTGGTCGAGCGCATGGACCGGGCGATGGTCGTGCTCTGGCGCGGCGCCGACCTGGGCACGATCAGCCGGGGCGCCGGGGTGGGGGCCAGCCTGCAGCAGGAGGAGTCCGACTTGCTGGCCGAGAGCGACGCCCAACTGGTTTCCGAAGCCCTGCAAACGCAGGTCAACCGGCCCTTGCTGCGCCACCTCTTCGGCGAAGAGCCGCGCGCGGTGATCGAAGTTCGTGCTGGCCGCACAACCCAGCCCGAGCGCGACCTGCAGGTCTACCGCCTCGCCTGGGAAATGGGCATCCCGCTCAGCGAACACGACTTCCGCGAACGCTTCCACCTCGCCGAGCCGACGGAGGAATCGGCGATGATCGGAGGGAATGGCTGA
- a CDS encoding PEP-CTERM sorting domain-containing protein (PEP-CTERM proteins occur, often in large numbers, in the proteomes of bacteria that also encode an exosortase, a predicted intramembrane cysteine proteinase. The presence of a PEP-CTERM domain at a protein's C-terminus predicts cleavage within the sorting domain, followed by covalent anchoring to some some component of the (usually Gram-negative) cell surface. Many PEP-CTERM proteins exhibit an unusual sequence composition that includes large numbers of potential glycosylation sites. Expression of one such protein has been shown restore the ability of a bacterium to form floc, a type of biofilm.), translated as MSLHNRLFACLGALLACGGSSFAAVNIDITGGNGSPLVIYLPAISYEITEARSSNIFLAFTGTNLTPFGARTPIGDVTLSINGGEGISFVYGISNYNGVDIDPGDLYFYTDPMPLSVGDIVTVSAGTLTFSSSYADPAPGSLSVESFIATSSVRRISNDGVQAPVVPEPSTYAAIAGALGLAFVALRRRKA; from the coding sequence ATGTCTTTACATAATCGTCTCTTTGCCTGCCTCGGCGCTCTTCTGGCCTGTGGAGGTTCTTCTTTTGCGGCAGTGAACATCGATATCACGGGGGGCAATGGCAGCCCGTTGGTCATTTATCTGCCTGCTATTTCCTACGAGATTACTGAAGCCAGGTCGTCCAACATCTTCCTTGCCTTCACAGGGACAAATCTGACGCCATTTGGCGCAAGGACGCCTATCGGCGATGTTACGCTCTCGATCAATGGCGGTGAAGGCATCTCCTTCGTCTACGGCATCAGCAACTATAACGGGGTGGACATCGATCCGGGCGATCTTTATTTCTACACGGATCCGATGCCTCTTTCCGTAGGAGACATTGTCACGGTGTCGGCGGGCACCTTGACCTTTTCCTCCAGTTACGCCGATCCGGCGCCAGGCAGTCTGTCTGTCGAATCCTTCATTGCCACCAGTAGCGTAAGACGGATCAGTAACGACGGCGTTCAAGCTCCTGTCGTGCCCGAGCCCTCGACCTATGCGGCCATCGCAGGCGCGCTGGGCCTGGCGTTCGTGGCGCTGCGCAGGCGCAAGGCGTAG